From a region of the Planktothrix sp. FACHB-1365 genome:
- a CDS encoding gas vesicle protein GvpG — translation MVLRLLLSPITAPFGGVIWIGEQLLERAEAELDDKENLSKRLLALQLAFDMGDISEEEFEVQEEELLLQIQALEDENADSMN, via the coding sequence ATGGTCTTACGATTATTATTATCTCCAATAACAGCACCCTTTGGGGGGGTAATCTGGATCGGCGAACAACTCCTAGAACGGGCTGAAGCCGAACTAGACGATAAAGAAAACTTAAGTAAACGATTATTAGCCCTTCAGTTAGCTTTTGATATGGGAGATATTTCTGAGGAAGAGTTTGAAGTCCAAGAAGAAGAATTATTATTGCAAATTCAAGCCTTAGAAGATGAAAATGCAGATTCAATGAATTAA